TTGGGACCTTCAGTGTTAGATTTATCTTTTGTATTGACAATACATCTTGGAATCCACTTATAGATGCCTTTAGGTGCAAGAGATTTACGAAACCTGCAATACTTGACAAAATGACCTTTCTTCAttcaataaaagcatgtaacaaccggttgaaacgattttttaaccgattgtttttctggaaaatttgaaaaaggttttgcaatttttttctctttgctttgaGGATAAAATCCCAAACCtgtttttccaaaaacacatttttgtgAGGCTAAAACATCTTCAAAGTTGGACTTTCCAGTTGTAAGCTTGtccaaggttttcaaaagatagcaAATCTTCTTTTCAAGAAGCTCACAATTTTCACAACTCATTTTCTCACAACTGCAAGAAGAATTCTTGTAGATTAAATCCAAATGTTCTAAATCTTCATTGGTTTTGTACAGGTCTTTCTCAAGATCcttaactttattttctaaCCAGTTATTTAATCCTTTCAACCGGTGTAGAGAaagggccaatcggttggcttcatcatgagtttcataAAAAGCAttaagcaattgatcataggtGGTACCTTTACTTGTTGAAGTAGAATCCACACTACTTGTTACTGATGCTAGAAGACAAAGATTAGCTTCCTCATCATGTGAAGAGCTTGAGGATGAGACAACATTGTCATCCCATGCTATATAAGATTTCTTtgcttttccctttttctccctTTTGAAGTCTCCCTTTTCTTTGACTTCATTATTTGGGAATTTAGACTTAATATGTCCCTGTTCAGCACAACCATAGCAGGTATACTTATTAGAATTGAATTCACTAGGTTTCTTTGAATCATACCTTTTAGAAGCTTGTTTCTttctcaagaatttgctgaattttcttgataacAAACTTATGTTTTCCTCTTCACTTTCATTGGAAACATGTTGCTGTTTGCTAGCTTTGAGtgttatgctcttgttattcttttcttcactctcttgaacaacaAGCCTTTGAATCTCAATTCCATGCTCTCTTAGTTTTCCGAAAAGAGATGCCATAGTCATTGAAGTGAGATCCTTTGATTCTGAAATGGCAGtaacctttggttgccatgttctatcaagacactttagTACCTTGATGTTGagttcttcttcatcaaaattcttaccaagactcataaggtgattcacaatgtgagAGAACCTCTTTTGCACATCACATATTGATTCTCCCTTCTGCATTCTGAAGAGTTCATACTCCTGGATCAGAGCATGCTTCCTAACTCTCTTTACATCATTTGTGCGTTCATGTGTGACCTCCaagatgtcccacatttcttggGCCGAGCTACATTGTGAAACCCTGTAAAACTCATCACAACTTAGAGcagatgttaaaatatttttagctATCCAATCAAACTTAGCTTTCTTACATTCTGCCTCTGTCCATTCAGATGAAGGTTTATCAACTAAAACATCATCTTTCTTAACTTGAGGTACAAAAGGACTATTTTCAATTGACTCCCAAATGCCTTTGTCAGTTGAATGTATAAAAATCTTCATtttaactttccaaaattggtaattaactccacaaaacaaaggtggcctGTTTATTGAGGCTCTTTCCCCAAAGGGCATTTTATCAGCCatcaaaagattttcaaaaaccagaaataaaaaacttgagtaactttcaagaaccttgcTCTTGATGCCAGTTGTTAGGTTTGATGGCTGCAACAagaagggggggggggtgaattgttttcaaactattttca
The sequence above is a segment of the Phaseolus vulgaris cultivar G19833 chromosome 2, P. vulgaris v2.0, whole genome shotgun sequence genome. Coding sequences within it:
- the LOC137809463 gene encoding uncharacterized protein; the protein is MKIFIHSTDKGIWESIENSPFVPQVKKDDVLVDKPSSEWTEAECKKAKFDWIAKNILTSALSCDEFYRVSQCSSAQEMWDILEVTHERTNDVKRVRKHALIQEYELFRMQKGESICDVQKRFSHIVNHLMSLGKNFDEEELNIKVLKCLDRTWQPKVTAISESKDLTSMTMASLFGKLREHGIEIQRLVVQESEEKNNKSITLKASKQQHVSNESEEENISLLSRKFSKFLRKKQASKRYDSKKPSEFNSNKYTCYGCAEQGHIKSKFPNNEVKEKGDFKREKKGKAKKSYIAWDDNVVSSSSSSHDEEANLCLLASVTSSVDSTSTSKGTTYDQLLNAFYETHDEANRLALSLHRLKGLNNWLENKVKDLEKDLYKTNEDLEHLDLIYKNSSCSCEKMSCENCELLEKKICYLLKTLDKLTTGKSNFEDVLASQKCVFGKTGLGFYPQSKEKKIAKPFSNFPEKQSVKKSFQPVVTCFY